TATTTAAATTGAAGAGCCCGTGTTAAGGCAACGACATGGAGCAGTTTATTAAATAGTTCGGGGTATGAATATTTAATCTTTTCCAGAGCTGCTTCTGTTGCCTGTAACTCATCGACACTAGATAAAGTGATCATGAATATCTCCTTTTTAGAATATATTGAATCCATCAGCATTTACCGTGCTTTTTACTTATACTAGTCTACCCCCGCCGTAACGCCTTGTAAAATGGTTAGATGTTATCATGTGCATAACCCAAATCTATGATAGTGCTTACATCAATGATGCTGGATAATTCACTACTTATGAGACAACGCTTCCCTCGTATATTTCAGCCATTCTTTTGCAGCGTATGAAAGGTAATGGTCCTTACTCCATATAAATCCCAAATTCCAACTGATGGAGGGGTTTTTAACCTTGATTGTCTTTACGCGCTCATCATGACGGCATAAACTTTCCGGTAATAGAGCAACGCCAAGTTTACAGTAGACCATTTCCTCAATAAAATCCCAGCGTGAGCTTTCAGTAACGATATGTGGAGAAAAACCAGCTTCATTACAGGATGAAATGATGAGATCACGAAGGACGTAATCTTTATTGAATAAGATGAAAGATTCGTTTTCCAAGTCGGCCAAATCGATTTCTTCCTTATAAGCATGCGGATGGGTGGGATGAACAATCAAGTTGATGTCTTCTTCCAAAAAAGCAAAATGATGAAAATGTGCGGTGTTGGTTGGCAGGACTATTACTCCTATATCAATTAAGTCATTTTGGACGGATTCTTCTATTTTCTTTGAACCATCCTCTACTAATTGAAAGGTAATATTGGGATAGTCCTCGTGAAAACGGCTAAGAATTCGGGGGAAGAAAGAAGCGTCGATGATCGGCGGCAGCCCGATGCGTATATGTCCCTTTTTTAAACCTAATAAATTGTCCATTTCCGTTTCTAAATTGTGAAAGGCCTTATCAATCAATTTTGCCTGCTCTAAGACAACCCTGCCTGCATCGGTCAAGATCAGTTGCTTACGTGAACGATCAAAAAGCTCAACACCTAGCTCGGTTTCCAGGTTTTTAATCATTTTGCTGATGGTCGGCTGGGTAATGAATAGATGGTCGGCAGCACGAGTGAAGCTATTGAAATTGGTTACCTCTATAAAGTATTGCAAATGTTTAATATCCATTGCGTCACCTGTTATCCTCGTTTAAAATTAGTTTCATTTTACCCGTAAACGGAAGTGTTTGTAAAACATGATAAGCTATGCTGGGGTTTCATGCACGCATAAATAAGCTGGACTCCAAAGGGGGAACCCAGCTTATGAAAGGGCTGGCAAGAGTATCTGCCGTAAATTTTATTTGACCAACAAGACGGGCACTGGGGAATGTTGAACGATGTAGTGGCTCACGCTGCCTAAGAATTCCTTGAAACCACTCAATCCGCGGCTGCCCATGATGATAAGATCACAATTCTGGGATTTTGCATGTTCCAATAAAGTCGTGATGGCTGAACCCTCTACGACAAATGTCTGGGATGCATTCGGGATTTCGGATAAAAGCGCTTCCGCTTTTTTAATCACTTCCTTGCCATATTTGAGCATGGATTCTTCGATTTCCTGAAAGGCATTGCCATATATATTTGGTTTGATCGGCAGCGTTACAGCGTGAAGTATCTGGATTTCTATAGCGGGATCCAGGTTCGCTAATTCAATCGCTTTTTCTAAAGATTTAAGAGCCAATTCAGATTCATCATAAGCAACTAATATTTTTGAA
The DNA window shown above is from Peribacillus sp. FSL P2-0133 and carries:
- a CDS encoding LysR family transcriptional regulator; its protein translation is MDIKHLQYFIEVTNFNSFTRAADHLFITQPTISKMIKNLETELGVELFDRSRKQLILTDAGRVVLEQAKLIDKAFHNLETEMDNLLGLKKGHIRIGLPPIIDASFFPRILSRFHEDYPNITFQLVEDGSKKIEESVQNDLIDIGVIVLPTNTAHFHHFAFLEEDINLIVHPTHPHAYKEEIDLADLENESFILFNKDYVLRDLIISSCNEAGFSPHIVTESSRWDFIEEMVYCKLGVALLPESLCRHDERVKTIKVKNPSISWNLGFIWSKDHYLSYAAKEWLKYTREALSHK
- a CDS encoding universal stress protein, which translates into the protein MLCSKILVAYDESELALKSLEKAIELANLDPAIEIQILHAVTLPIKPNIYGNAFQEIEESMLKYGKEVIKKAEALLSEIPNASQTFVVEGSAITTLLEHAKSQNCDLIIMGSRGLSGFKEFLGSVSHYIVQHSPVPVLLVK